The following DNA comes from Astatotilapia calliptera chromosome 6, fAstCal1.2, whole genome shotgun sequence.
ttcagggCAGACGAACAAGAGAGTTCTGGGAAAAAatcatcaaaaaagaaaagcaaaaaaagttcGGTGGCGGTACGTATCGAATAATCAGCAATATTTTGTGTTCTGTGAATAATATGGAGCCATATTAAAGACTATAATCAGTttgacagtgattttttttaattatctgaccaatttttgtttataaaagaaagaaaggagaaaatagCACTGTTTCCTGAGCCCAGTGTGATGCTTTGATCCAGTCTAGTCACAATAGTCCATATCACCGTGACAATACATGATAAAACTGCTGACACAGTAGAGCAGGCTCAGTCCTGCTGCCACAGGCCAGGCATGCTCTGTCTTTGTCAACCTGCTGTTCACTGCAGATGCGACTTGAACCTATGCCACTGGCTGATTGTTTCAGCTCTCATCATAacggttttttttatgtctagTTGTCTTTATGGCGTTTGCGTTTACCTGTGAATATAAATTCACTCTTATTCCCTTTCAGAGTGTCATAAACCTTCGTCTGATGACGGAGGTGACAAAGCCAGGCCCCCTCTCAGCCCCCATCCTCACCAAAACAGTTCTGAAATCCCACTTTGTGAGTGTGACTCTTCCACTAGACTGTGTTGTCTGCACCGGCCGCAGCGATACAATCAAGGAGTATGTCTTTTATACAAAACATCTGGTTTCATACCACTAACCAAAGCTCGTCTCTTACAGTAATAttactttttggttttttttattctggtaTTGCAGTGCCTGCGAGCAGCTAATTGAGGCACTAACTCATCAGTTGTGTGAGATGGAGAAAGTGACTCTTCAGAACATGAAGGGAATGACATTACTTGTTCCTGAACCGGTCCACTTCCTCCTTCCAGAACCAAAAGGACTGGTGACTGTGGTTTATCCAGTAGGAGTGCCTGACAGCCAGCTAGTAGCACAACGTAAGGTTAGTGTCTTAACAtgtgctcaatcatccaggtaaggaaatcccaagaAGTTGATTCacttcatctggatgtagagctccgtccagatgaacagaatcaactttttgggaaagTAAAGTAAGAACCGCAGACTGAACTTCTATCATCATAGACATATTAATCCCAATGAGTTCAACTTGTGCTTTCTTGTTTAaagaaaggacaaaaagaaTGAATGACCTTTCCTTGAAACTTTATTTTGTCTGAATAGGAGCTGCATCAGCAGTTTGAGCTACCAGATGACAGGCCTTACTTCAGAAGAGCCAACGCTTACCACTTTCCCAATGAGCCCTACAAAGACGGTTATCTCCGAAACCCTCATCTGGCTCTCACGCACCCTACCCTAGATAATGGAAAGGTATATCTAATTACTTATTTTAAATCCTTAACAGTATTCTGCTCATTTGCAGAAATAGATGAACacagcaagatttttttttttcttttctcaaggTGTATTTGGTCCAGGGGATCTACAGCTATCACCACTACATGCAGGACCGTGTAGATGACAATGGCTGGGGCTGTGCTTATCGCTCCCTGCAGACTATCTGCTCTTGGTTCCAGCAGCAGGGTTACGTAGAGCTGCCTGTGCCCACTCACAAGGAGATCCAGCAGGTAGTTGCCCTATAAAATATGATCAGAGTACAAGATATGCccacatttcctcttttttttacaatgttATCAGACATATCCAAGCTGTCTGGTTCTCTGCTTTCCAGGCTTTAGTGGATGTTGGAGACAAGCAGGCATCCTTCGTCGGGTCACGTCAGTGGATTGGATCCATTGAGGTTCAGGCTGTTCTGAGTCATTTGCTTGGGCTCACTTCCAAGATCCTGTTTGTGAGGTGGGATTGCATTTCTTGTGAATGATTATGTGTTTGTGGATGATTTTAATATATCTGACAACTAATCTGCCTTCTCTGTAGTCAGGGAGCTGAGCTGGCGTCCAAAGGCCGAGAACTGGCCAACCACTTCCTCACTGAAGGAACTCCAGTCATGATTGGTGAGCTCACTTTCAAACTGTTACAgttacattaattttatgacCTCACAGAAACTTTgttttcttgatattttttatGATAAGCCTTATTTTTATAATTCATTATCCAAATATAGAAAAGTTACCTCACCGCAAAAACCCGAAGAGAAGCAGAAGCCCACTATCATTCccaggatttttttgtttgttttgttttaattggcAGCTTATTGATTTTGGATTTGGTAAAGAAGGGAGTTCATTATAatcaataaacttcatttccaTTACAAAGTAGTGGAAATttgtcatgaattttgctgtcagTGCATGACAACATAAAACTCACTATAAACACCACatataaacattaaaacattttttttaaagtcacatcACCACAAAAACTCAAAGAAAACCAGAGCCTGCTATCATTTCCAGGATTTGTGCGTACAGTCATCTTAAGAATTTTACTAATTGGCCCAAAAATATGAATTGTATTCTATTGTATTCTATTGATTATGGATTTGGAAAAGGAGGGAGCTGACTATTTTCAGAAGCCTGTACTGTTGATAGCTAACATAGACAAAGCTTGTTCAAACTTACATTgctgtttgctctgtgttgcaggAGGAGGCGTTTTAGCTCACACTATCCTGGGTGTGGCTTGGAGTGAGACCACAGGGCAGATCCGCTACCTCATCCTAGATCCTCATTACACTGGAGCAGAGGACTTGCAGGTTATCACAGACAAGGTAACGGAAAAGCATTCACACCGCCAGCAATTCTCAGTCTGAAAAGCAGGTTCCCACACACTGTGCTGATCTTGGTGTGGCTGTTATATTTCCAGGGCTGGTGTGGCTGGAAAGGACCTGACTTTTGGGATCAAACTGCGTATTATAATCTTTGTCTGCCTCAGAGGCCGAAGGTCATCTGAGCTCCCTCAGCCTGCCAGATGGATCTCATTTCAGTGAATCATGTTCAGAAATATGGAGGAGCACTCTAACTCGCCTTCTTTATGAACACGTGTCAACTTTTGCAAACTGAAGTAAAATGTGTTATTACTGTATGTAAAAGGCTTTGGTTTTGGTTGAGTCCTGCATAAATGATTAACTTGCAGCTACAGTTGGAAGTAATGTTTGTACTGAAATAAGAAAATAGTTGTTTACTGTGCTTTCATTGTTTGACATGGTTTAATATAACAAAGGCTCATCAATTATATCAATTATGCTCAGTTATATACGTTGATCTTACTTCATTTCAAAGATGGAGTCCTTGCTAAAATGCCATAACGGGCAAACCACTCattggtcactttattaggtatacctgtTTAACCACTTGTtaatacaaatatctaatcagcaagTTGCATAGCAACAACTCAATGTATTTTGGCAAGTAGACATGGACAGGACGACCTGtttaagttcaaactgagcatcagcatGGGGAGGAAAGGGGATTAAAGTGATTTTATGCCATGATTGTTAGTGCCAGACAAGTACAGAGAacggtctgaaaaagagaaattatcCAGTCAGTGGCAGTTCTCAGAGTGAAAGTATGTTGCTGATGCCAGAAGAGAATGATCAAACTGCTTTAAGTTGACaaccaagatatgcagaagagcatcttttaTGTGTTGAACTTTGAAACAGGTGgattgcagcagcagaagaccacactgggtgccacttTTGTCaattaagaacaggaaactacaATTCAtgcaggctcaccaaaattggaaaaAAGAAGTTTGAAGAGTTTGATGTCTGCTGCAACATctggatggtagggtcagaatttggtgtaaatagCATGAAATCATGGCTCCATCCTGCCTTATGTCAATAGTTCAGGCtgatggtggtgtaatggtgtggggagcattgctgctgaccatgtccatcctttTATGACCTCAGTGTAATCTTCTGATCAATACTTCCAGgatatgaaccaaaatctctCAGGAATGTtgccagcaccttgttgaatctgtgctacAATATTACTATTTATATGATAAATAATTAGTTGGTGTAGTCCTACATAAGACGACTAAAGAACAAACCTTACATCACATTGTACAaatatgtattctgtattcattTGGAAACAAGTTACAgttgaaacagaaagaaattaaCTCTGTTTCTaatgaataaaatacatttcactgAAACTAACCCTCAGTTTGTAGGATATGCAGGTAttcgtgtttaaaaaaaaatggttaaTGAAAAAGTTATTTGTGGAAAATGGTCCTTCTTCGTAACTGAAGTTCCAATATTAGCCAGGTGTCACAGTCAAATGGATGgttttctttcaaagaaaacagagatttattaacttttttcatctttttcataCTAAATTTGCAGTTACTTATGCCTTCATTGTCTGAGTATGGGACAAATAAAGAAACCCCCCCTATTCAATCCTCATTTCTACCCATCCTGCATTGGCATGTAAATTATATGACAGTGACCAGTCACAGGTTTATACAACAGATCCCCCCGAGTGCTATTGTCCCAGGACATCGGCATTTCATTAGTGTGTGTCACTTCTTGGTCTAATTATGTTATTAAGAGTAAAACCATGACAAATTGTGATTTCAGGGGACGCGCCTCCAGATAATCCTCTTCTTGGTAATGGAGATGCACTAGGGGGAGCAGTTACTGTCGTATAATGGATCCCCAGGAGAAACTTAATGACCTCCCATCTGTTTGTCTCCAGTATCTGTCTCTTGACATGTTTCTTAAGTAGGTTAGAAATTTGTGCACaaagataaaaacacacaacacagggcaactctctttttgtttgttttctgcataAAACAGACAGTAAGTTGAGTGGCCAGATTGCAGGAAGTAAAGTAATTTTTATTGTCTATAAAGAACAAAACTTATAACCTcaagaaaaaaaggtgaaaaatataaaacatgaagAGACATCATTGTATTAAGTCATATTTTAGTAAGTAGACACGCATAAACAAATACAAGGGGCAGGAAGAGTAACAAACgataaataaaggatagaaATCGGAATAAAGGTGATTCAAATTCAAGTATATTATATGTCATATACTCTGTTGTCCCAGTGTATCAGTTGCATCAGTTTTGTCTTGTTAATGCGCATGTTTTCTATCACTCAAAATCATGAGAaagaaataatacaatataaattaaGTTTACCTAATATTACCCAATAAGAAACCATTTTGTAAACTGTATGTTAACTGAATTTTATCCCAAATACCTTCAAATATAACACAAATAGTTATTGTTAGATTCAGTACCAAAAAATTAATTTACTTTTGATCAGTTTAACTTACTTTGACTGAAATAATCGGATTTAGCAAATCAGCGGCTGAATTTTcgctgttattgtttttatgaaataatCAAACTCTGATAACCCTCATAGCGATAAAATGCTGGAGTCGACTGCTTCTCTTAACTACTGCAGAGATCTCCTAGGGCGACCGTTGCCAGGAAGTGACGTTGCGTAGTTACCAGGCACCGTGTTACTCCAGCTTTAGCCTGCTAACgctaaatttgtttttattgcaggtTTGCTCTGTATTTATTCAGATTCCTGACATTCTTTCTTAAGAAGAAACTTAATTCTAACGTGAAAACGGTGTGTCGTGCCTTCTTTCGTTGGGTAAGAGAACTAAGATATTCTTGGAGCTTAAGTTAGCTAAACTAAACGAATTGGATAAGTTAGCTATGTTACTATTAACGTTAGTTAACTGGCAGGCTTAACGTGTGTTGTTTATGGGTTAAAACACACGTGAAAGCATTATACCCACcgcattttatattattgtagtAATGGAGATTGAAAGTGTAGGTAAACAGATAACCAATAGTGTTAGTGTTTTGGAGCTTGCTACACACTGATGGATAGATTACACAACAGTTTGCTGTTATGCCACTTTAAGCTAAATGAAACCCGGTCTTTGCACTGAGGAAAAGTGTTGAAGAGGCCACTCTAGGGGGACCAACAAGCGAAATGTGGGGcaaagattttatttatatgtgacAAAGCTTGCTAAAGCTACACGATAGTATAACATGTATTATCTAAcctcaacaaaaacacacacacacgcacaaactaTGCAGATGTCTTTTATTGACTGACCGTTACTGTATCTGACACAAAGGATTACATACACATCATTGGCCTGAATATCttggtaatttggggcttttaattaatttttgtggactgttctttttccagggtagAATGATTGTACAGCTACATCTTTAATTACTTTAGTATTGGGTCCATAAGTTTGAATTTAATTTGgattctctaatccacacatcGTCAAAAGTATACATGTAGTCTCAAGTGTATACATGCACCCctactaatatttggttaattGTCCCTTAGCAAGTTGCGCCTGGAGCACACATCTTTGGTAGTCATCAGCAACTTTCTGGCATAATTCTGGGTGTGTATTTGACCACTCTTCTTGGCAGAGTTAGTAGAGTTCATTCAAACCGGTTGGTTTCCTTTATCAGACCACAGCTTTTAAGCATGGTCCACAAATTTTGAATTGGAAGGCCATTCATGAAGCTTAGTGTTAGCCTGCTTCATCCAAGCCGGTGTGTGCTCAGCTTGCTGGAACAAGATGGTTCAAGTTTGAACCCTCTAGCTGctgatttgaggtgaagttgaagaatttggaggtagTCCTCTGTCTTTAGtattccatccactttgtgTAGTGTGGCAGTACTACTGGCAGCACAACAGCCTCGGAGCATCATGCTAACACCACAGTACTTGACAGATACTACagtttgaaagcctcaccttCATGCTACCAAACATTCCTCTTGTCATTGTAG
Coding sequences within:
- the ufsp2 gene encoding ufm1-specific protease 2 isoform X1 yields the protein MVVVDSETATVLRVKGLLEFRCQLDSTDEQLVRNVISRTFETLRSQVKSESCVLAVSDSPVIIWPNKDAYATPEEITPSTLCEDMHQWIQADEQESSGKKSSKKKSKKSSVASVINLRLMTEVTKPGPLSAPILTKTVLKSHFVSVTLPLDCVVCTGRSDTIKDACEQLIEALTHQLCEMEKVTLQNMKGMTLLVPEPVHFLLPEPKGLVTVVYPVGVPDSQLVAQRKELHQQFELPDDRPYFRRANAYHFPNEPYKDGYLRNPHLALTHPTLDNGKVYLVQGIYSYHHYMQDRVDDNGWGCAYRSLQTICSWFQQQGYVELPVPTHKEIQQALVDVGDKQASFVGSRQWIGSIEVQAVLSHLLGLTSKILFVSQGAELASKGRELANHFLTEGTPVMIGGGVLAHTILGVAWSETTGQIRYLILDPHYTGAEDLQVITDKGWCGWKGPDFWDQTAYYNLCLPQRPKVI
- the ufsp2 gene encoding ufm1-specific protease 2 isoform X2, which encodes MVVVDSETATVLRVKGLLEFRCQLDSTDEQLVRNVISRTFETLRSQVKSESCVLAVSDSPVIIWPNKDAYATPEEITPSTLCEDMHQWIQADEQESSGKKSSKKKSKKSSVASVINLRLMTEVTKPGPLSAPILTKTVLKSHFVSVTLPLDCVVCTGRSDTIKDACEQLIEALTHQLCEMEKVTLQNMKGMTLLVPEPVHFLLPEPKGLVTVVYPVGVPDSQLVAQRKELHQQFELPDDRPYFRRANAYHFPNEPYKDGYLRNPHLALTHPTLDNGKVYLVQGIYSYHHYMQDRVDDNGWGCAYRSLQTICSWFQQQGYVELPVPTHKEIQQALVDVGDKQASFVGSRQWIGSIEVQAVLSHLLGLTSKILFVRELSWRPKAENWPTTSSLKELQS